A genomic region of Acidobacteriota bacterium contains the following coding sequences:
- a CDS encoding cyclic nucleotide-binding domain-containing protein, whose amino-acid sequence MDDSVLPHPSMIDRLVEVARRLRSIRRPAEAAELLDIAAAFSPQGKALREEADRVRSEQGIDDFDREFKRRNLEASHALGMAHIFETRGEFGRAVDMIDLAKLRTPFNYLAYAAAGFLHLRHNDAVTAQEEFIQARRLNPLDFRLAVETSRTALENEDFDAALEAAVDAMLLASWRSDREQQQERRRVETLVRLCQRGPQEVEQLISNRTSVLQKACDNMALSHARIFTGAKTTPRSRKRAKSFSSKDDDLLRRATELRSIGLFRHFSDDSIIPLAMIAKPSEFSDRDVFFSEGESSRDLKIVRQGTVRIARRTPVGSQVLTTQDAGSLFGEVSYLDGKPRSATAYGVGEGSIFTLPAEALDEAVANDQELAVSLLWGFWQTLAAKVRAANAQMSELFGAPAEPFPAERNENGAGDRVHVEEETKINLLREQGLSAQELRLLAKYSRERKYPEGALIFAEGDPGDCLYIVVDGAVRISRMVPGMGEEALIILERGEVFGELALVDDQPRSADARAHRSATTVLSISRSLLEEVLLMDPDAAIQFLNLLSRLLCGRLRAMNERLVAWRVMASHE is encoded by the coding sequence ATGGACGATTCTGTTCTGCCCCACCCATCGATGATCGACCGGCTGGTCGAGGTGGCTCGACGCCTTCGATCGATCCGTCGACCGGCCGAAGCTGCAGAGCTGCTCGACATTGCTGCCGCATTCTCGCCCCAGGGCAAGGCCCTTCGTGAGGAGGCCGATCGCGTACGCAGCGAGCAGGGCATCGATGACTTCGACCGCGAGTTCAAGCGCCGCAACCTCGAGGCCTCCCACGCTCTCGGCATGGCACATATCTTCGAGACGCGCGGTGAGTTTGGCCGCGCAGTCGACATGATCGACCTGGCAAAGCTCCGCACGCCCTTCAATTACCTGGCGTACGCGGCGGCCGGCTTCCTTCACCTTCGTCACAACGACGCGGTGACGGCTCAAGAGGAGTTCATCCAGGCGCGGCGCCTCAATCCACTCGATTTCCGGCTCGCCGTGGAAACCTCGCGCACCGCACTGGAAAACGAAGATTTCGACGCTGCCCTCGAAGCCGCGGTCGACGCCATGCTGCTGGCGAGCTGGCGTTCCGACAGGGAGCAACAACAGGAGCGGCGTCGGGTCGAAACCCTGGTTCGGCTCTGTCAACGCGGCCCGCAGGAGGTGGAGCAGTTGATCTCCAACCGCACCTCGGTACTGCAAAAAGCCTGCGACAACATGGCCCTCAGCCACGCGCGGATCTTCACCGGTGCGAAGACAACGCCTCGGTCGCGAAAAAGAGCGAAGAGCTTCAGCTCCAAGGATGACGATCTCCTGCGCCGCGCGACCGAACTCCGTTCGATCGGGCTCTTTCGTCACTTTTCAGACGATTCGATCATCCCGCTCGCGATGATCGCGAAGCCCAGCGAGTTCTCCGACCGCGACGTCTTTTTCTCTGAAGGCGAATCCAGCAGAGATCTGAAAATCGTGCGCCAGGGTACTGTCCGCATCGCGCGAAGGACTCCAGTCGGCAGCCAGGTGTTGACCACGCAGGATGCGGGTTCCCTTTTCGGGGAGGTTTCGTACCTCGACGGCAAGCCTCGATCCGCCACCGCGTACGGGGTCGGCGAAGGGTCCATTTTCACGCTCCCGGCCGAAGCCCTGGACGAGGCAGTCGCCAACGATCAAGAGCTGGCGGTCAGCCTGCTTTGGGGTTTCTGGCAGACTCTGGCCGCCAAGGTCCGCGCGGCCAACGCACAGATGAGCGAACTCTTCGGTGCGCCGGCGGAACCCTTCCCTGCGGAGAGGAACGAGAACGGCGCTGGGGATCGTGTGCACGTCGAGGAGGAAACCAAAATCAACTTGCTGCGCGAGCAAGGCCTGTCGGCCCAGGAGCTGCGACTACTCGCCAAGTATTCACGTGAACGGAAGTACCCCGAGGGTGCCCTGATCTTTGCCGAAGGTGATCCGGGAGATTGCCTCTATATCGTCGTCGATGGTGCGGTTCGTATTTCGCGCATGGTTCCGGGAATGGGCGAAGAGGCTTTGATCATCCTCGAGCGTGGCGAGGTCTTTGGCGAGCTGGCTTTGGTCGATGACCAACCACGTTCGGCCGACGCCCGCGCCCACCGGTCCGCGACCACAGTCCTGTCGATCAGCAGATCGCTCCTGGAAGAAGTCCTTCTGATGGACCCGGACGCGGCAATTCAATTCCTCAACCTCCTCAGCCGTCTCCTCTGCGGCCGCCTGCGGGCAATGAACGAGCGACTGGTTGCATGGCGGGTCATGGCCTCGCACGAGTAG